In the Anguilla anguilla isolate fAngAng1 chromosome 7, fAngAng1.pri, whole genome shotgun sequence genome, one interval contains:
- the LOC118230985 gene encoding YY1-associated factor 2: MGDKKSPTRPKRQPKPSSDEGYWDCSVCTFRNSAEAFKCMMCDVRKGTSTRKPRPVSQLVAQQVTQQFASPTQPKKEKKDKTDKDKNEKEPAIKKNSHKKMRPRLKNVDRSSAQHLEVTVGDLTVIITDFKEKAKATPTSSAASADQHSQSGSSSDNTERGISRSSSPRGEGSSVNGESH, translated from the exons ATGGGAGACAAAAAGAGTCCGACAAG GCCGAAGCGGCAACCCAAGCCCTCTTCTGACGAAGGATACTGGGACTGTAGCGTTTGCACATTTAGGAACAGCGCCGAGGCATTCAAGTGCATGATGTGCGATGTCAGAAAGGGAACGTCAACACG GAAACCGCGTCCAGTTTCCCAGTTGGTCGCACAGCAAGTAACCCAGCAGTTTGCCTCCCCCACAcaaccaaagaaagaaaaaaaagacaaaacggATAAAGACAAGAACGAAAAGGAGCCCGCAATCAAAAAGAACAGCCACAAAAAGATGAG GCCGCGGTTAAAAAACGTGGACAGGAGCAGCGCGCAGCACCTGGAGGTGACGGTCGGAGACCTGACCGTTATTATCACGGACTTTAAAGAGAAGGcgaaggccacgcccacatccaGCGCCGCCTCCGCGGACCAGCACAGCCAAAGCGGATCCAGCTCCGACAACACCGAGCGGGGGATCTCCCGGTCGTCCTCTCCCCGAGGGGAGGGCTCGTCGGTCAACGGAGAATCCCACTAA